CAATTTACTCACATTATTTAAATACTGACAAGGTACTTACTCGGACAAGTTCTTGCACTTAATACACTTTGACAATGTGTGAGCTAGTGAGTAAGCTCAGCTGTTTCTACCAAAATAAATGGAGCAGTTTAAATGTTGATGCGATGACTTTGAAATTGTTGTTAATACAATTTGCTTTTGAACAAAAGAGAAGCACAGTGCAGGAATAGGTCCTTCAGGCtgccaagcctgtgccaatcatcatgccctaactaaaccaaaaacaaaccttctgcccttattcGGTCCGTTTTTgtctattccctccctattcatgtaactatccagatacctcttaaatgtcGCCAACGTGCTCACTTCCACCACCTCGACTGGTAgtgtgttccagactcctaccactctgtcTGCATGAAAAACTTCCCTTGTATAGCTCCCTTaaacctccccctctcaccttgaacctgtgcccccttGCAATTGAAACTTCAACcgtgggaaaaagcctctgaatATCCACCCAatcaatgcctctcataattttgtagacctctatatgGTCTCCTCTCAGCtgctgtctttccagtgaaaacaatcctagtcttTTTAACATTTCTTCATAACGAATGCCTTTaaaaccaggcaacattctggtgaaccttctgcactctctccaaagcttccatggCCTTCTGGCGTTCAAAACTGATtagtctgattttttaaaaaaatcaacttGTTTTTATAACATACCAATGAAAAAGGTGGAACTTGGCCTAAGCATAGGTATCCTTTATGATTATCTCTTGCTGGGTGGCTAAGCCACTGTCCAATTTGAATGTGGATAGTTTGTAGTTATTATTATCTGCTCATTATATAATTTGTTGTTTGTGGTACAGTTTTATGCATTATTTGAAATTCTGTGGAGCACTTTCAGATATTCTGATGATGTGATAAAACACTAtaaacagaggaaccttgattatccgaacggcACAGGCagagagtattttgtttggataatcgaatgccggttAACACTGTTCAgtcaagcatcaggaccttgcgatcttgttcaggtaatccaaaattcggataatcgacGTTCGGATAATCGAAGTTCCTTTGTACATTCAAGTTGTTTCCTTTCTTGTACTTTCTCACGGCTTATTGCAACTTAACTTGAAACAATGGTCAGATTGATCTTCCCTGTTTGATCTGGAGGTACTGGTGTTAGACTGTGATGGAttttacctgacgaaggagcagtgctcaaataaacctgttggactataacctggtgtcatgtgacttctgatgcTAGGTTTGATAGAGATACATGATACAATGGATTCTCCCCAGAGATTCCTAAATGGAAGCAGGGAATATTCTTTGTCTGAAAACAGAGGTCCAAGGATTGCAAGTGATTAGTTATTGTGCCTAAACTAAATATTCAGGGTTATCCTGATGGAACAAGGCAACTTTGGGCCATTAGTCTCACTAGGCACTGTCTTCAGACATACATCCTGGGATAGAGGACTGTCATAGCCAGCAAATAAGAGGTGAAGATCTGTTTGTGCATCCCTGGAGGCCTAGCTGACTGGATCAGAAAATTTGTGGAGGTATTCTCTAATCCTGTCATGTTTGGAGTCGGTGGGATTTAAATGTGGACCTCCTGGGCCACAGGTCAGAATGCTAACACTgtaccaaagagaccttggacagAAAGTTTAAGTTCAGCTCAGAAAATCTTTTGATTAATCCAAGTTAGTTCACTGAAACTTGTCCAACCAACCAAATATGTCAGCCATCCTTTTTTTATACTCTTTTTAAGAGTACAATATTTAAACAAAATAAACTGATTGACATCACCTTAACAAGGAGTTGGACTGAatatcaaaaaaaaatcaaaggaaaGTTATCAAACCAAATGAAAATGTCATTACCTGGGCTGAAAATAACTTCCATCCTTCAGGATCCACTAATTGCAGAAAGCATAGAGCATGCTGGCAGACACCATGTGGTCCCTGTCCAACGACCCTTAGGTGTTGATGCAAACACGGAAGAGGGACAAGAGACCTTTGATGGCCTATTGCATGGACCTGTTAATGTCAATATTCGTCAGGCCCTGGTGAAGACCCCTCTGAATCCTTTTTTTATGGGATCCTTTATCTTAAAGAGGATCCATTTAAATTTTCATTCAAAAGAGAGGTGTCCTCAAAGTGCAGCAGTGTTTTATTTGGTCTTTGTCCTTAAATTCTGGAGTGTGAGTTGAGCTCACAACCTTCTTACACAAAGGCAAGAATGCTACCAAATCAGACGTAAGAGTCCCTTTTTTGAGCAAACATGAAATAAGTAAACATATTGATATGTGTTCAGGAGATATCTTTGAATCACCTTATTCAGTGATGTTGTTATGCACCTATTGAGCAAATAGAACTTGAACCGAGCTCAGAGTTAGGAACACGACAGTTGCAGCACTAGAGCCCCAGCATGGACTTTGAAACTGATTTGAAGGGGACCCAGGAATCATTCTGGTGCCCTAGCTAGAGATTTtccaatcaatctgttcagaggtgttattatacacctctagagcagttgggacttgaactggacttcctggctcagagatagggacattatCATTGTGACACAAGAGCCCTTGCAAGCACTCAGGAGATATTTTGTGGAGATATTCTCTAATCACTGTCTTGGCACACCTTTGGAgtgggtgggatttgaacctgggcctcctgggtTACAGGTCAGAATGCTGCCATTGTGCCAAAGAGATCTTGCGTGCACACAGGATATTTAATCAACCTCATCCTTAAAGTTAACGATACAATTAACATAACATTTTTATTCAGATCTTTAACGGTTTGAGCTGAATTCAACATTGAAGATATAATTTACCAGTGAGCTATATATCAGATAGCAGTCACAGTCATATATTCTGTTGACTTGCCAATTATTTACGTCTTCTGTCTGTTTTGTTAATTGATCCTCTATAATGACCGAATACAATCAGTTATGACCAGTTTTCAGACTCCAGCAGCCCAGCGAGCATTCTTAAGTATGTTCCTCATTTCTGTGGCATTGCTCTCAGTGCATCTCCCAACTCAATAGTATTCATATTTAGAAAAAACTGAGAGTAACAGTTGTAATTTATATATTATTTCATTGACTtattttgttaaaaaaattcaaagaaatatattttctgaaaatctaaTATCCATTTCTCTGATGATTGGCTTTTGAACTTGATGATTTAATTATTATGTTTTGCCAGTTCTTGATGAAGTTACTAGATGAAGCAGTTGCACAACACTATTCAACACTCATGGGTGTGAATTGGTGGACAAATTATATAGACCACTTATAATAACTTTTGAATTTATTTTGGATAGATATAGTTTTAAAGGTGTAATATTGCAGTAAATCAATAAGTGaaataaaatatttttttcaGCCTATTAAATTGTTGTCCAGATGAAGTTTACAATTACAAAAACATGGGATAGTTCACCAGTGAGTCACCGTGGGATATCACTGTCACTTAAACCTGATGATGAAGGCTTGCTTTTGGAGGTAGAGGGGCCTTTCTTCAATGATCCTTCAGCTCCACCTGGTAAAAGAGGAAAACCTTACAATCAGTTGTGGGATTTTGAAGGTACAGGAAGTGCCAATTTTATTAAAATATTCCTTTCAAAAACTTACGTATAAGCCTTGTTGACCATTGCAGTAAATGTTAGTTTACTTCTTTTGTGTCGTACTGCAGATTTTAGTTTTCAAGTTCAATCCCTTCCTTTGCCATCCTCGTGAAGCTTAGATTTATTTTCCAGAAAATAGCCATAGAGCACTTCCCCAAGCCTGTCCCTTGGCTCCCTTCCACTGCTATGAACAGAGGCAGAATTGGGACAAGTACTAAACTTTGTTCCAGACCATGGAAGGCACTGAAAAAGTATATCTGAACAATCTTGATAGATTTCTCTTCAATCACCCTTTGTATTCACACTGACATAGTCAGAAACTCATCAAGTGTGCCAGCTGAGATCTGGAATTCATTGTAAAAAGAGCAATCACCAGAGAAGAAACATTATTCCTGTGCAATATGACGTATTAGCACAATTATATGAAATAGTACTCACCTCATTGGGTACTATGTTTTTAACTGTGCTGGGTTTCATTTCTCTGTGCACTTTTATAATCATTCTTTGCTAACTCCAGTTTAACCGTTTCATGTGTGAGTGGAGTATGATGGAATTTGGCAAAAAGTGCCATGGTTTACATAGAAGCataaaaactaggagcaggaaaaggctatttggcccttcaaCCCTGCTTCTGCTCCACCTTCCGATGTGACCTTGGCCAATTCTCCATTCCTtattcccgctttctccctgtgtcCTATGATGCCTTAAAAACCTAAAAATGAATTACCTCTTTCTTGAATCTAATCAGTGACTTGGCTTCCACGATCTTGGgtgtagagaattccataggtttaCTACATTTTGAGCAAAGAAATATTTCTTTACTTCAATCCAAAATGGCCTATCCTGCCATGGCCGAACCAATCGCTTGCCAAAagacagtcctgccatccccgGTATCAGTGTAGTGAAcctctgctgcactccctctgtggcAAGTGTATCCTTTCTtaggtagggagaccaaaactgtgtgcAATACACCAGGTCTCATTGAGGGCTTGTATAACTGTAGTAAagcatccctacttctgaactcaaatcctcttgcagtgAAGGCCAATGTACCAATTACTTTCCCAGTTGTTTGTTGCACCTTGCTGTCTACAGtactttcattgactggtatGCAAACACTGGGACACAAAGTGTGTGGATAACCTTGATATAATTATGTTTGTAATACTCCTCAGGAACACCTCAGATATTAAGGAATGTTCCTTTGGAATGGACATTGGTTAAATCCACACACAAAAGGATGATTTCCAATCCCCTGTTGAGGCAGATTTCCAACCAATAATCCTATTGTCTGTATCGGGCTTCCCCATTAATAAAACTCTGTCTATTGTTCAGTGTAACACATGAACAGTTCATGCTCTGTGAAATAAGCTGACAACTAATAATCTCTGTATCACAGAATTTATTATAATATTCCAAAGTCTGTTTaaatgtattttcttttatttgttgtAATCATGTTTGTTCAGTAATGTTACCTTTTGAGAACATTAGTACTAACAGGTATAGTTTAGTAAAATCACTCCTATTTTTAGTAAATAAATGTCCTTCCAATTAAACTCAATAttcaaaggatttttttttgtgtgtatggGGCTTGTTCTTGCCACTGGGACTGGCATTAGGAACctggaaaatatttttaaagaaatacaccTCTTTGCTTATAATGCCTTGTGATGAGGCACATTATTGTGCACACAAATGAAACTCTTCTTCTGCATCTGAAATTCTTGGTCATAGTATTTTCTATAATAGGTTTGATGATGTTGTTAATTTTACATTGAATATGACTTAGCAGAGTTCTGCCAGCAAAGTGACAGTCAAAATCAAGGAAACCACAACGTGACATTACAGCAACCAATTACACTGAGATGATTTTTCATGACTTTGGTCACTGATATTATCTATACAATATTTTAAGATGCAGATGGCATTATCAGTATTAGAAGTGCATGTTGTAGGGATTAATTTGTACTTATTCTGCAAGCTGCAGGCAAAAATAGCACATATCTTACTGATACTGAACAAAATGGAACTTCATAAATAAAATTTAATATTTATTATTTCGTAAAACCTAATTGAGATGTAAGTGCTGTTTGATCTTCTCCCCAAAGGTTCTCTTGTTCAGACAGTATTCTCTcgacagtcatagagtcagagagatatacagtacagaaacagatgctttggtccatgctgaccagatatcttaaataaatctagttctaattgccagcacttggcccatatccttcctattcatctgcCTATCCTGATGCtgtgttaaatgttgtaattgtaccagcctccatgacttcctctggcaactcattgcatacatgcaccacccactgcatgaaaatgttaccccttttaaatctttctcctctcaccttaaatctatgtcctttagttttggattccccccacccctaggaaaagaccttgtctatttaatccatccatgcctctcatgattttataaacctctataaggtcacccctcagcctccaacactcctgaGAAAAtattcccagcctattcagcctctccctatagctcaaatccgccGACCCTAGCaaagtccttgtaaatcttttctgaaccctttcatgtttcacaatatccttcctatggcagggaGAACAGAATCACACACTATTGGCTGAAAATACAATTTATTCATTTCATTACCGCGTACTTGAGATTTTGCAGACCTTTGTATTTTGCATGTGTTTTTTTATTCAGATTCTAGGCAGATCCTCCTCTTGTGTCTTTTTTGAGGTCGTGAGCTATTTCCAAGTCATTGAGCCTGTCAACAACATTTAATTGTGTTTTCACGTGAAATGCTGGCTTATGTTTAAAAAGCAGTGGCAATATTGATTTGCAGAGTATTTATTTGTAGTTGTGTTGGATGAAACAAACAATAGCAGATAGATTTTCTTTCAATGTCACTTGGAAATCCACTCACATAGCCTTTCTATTTGCAATTTTTATTTATAATGGGAAGGACTTTATCTCCCTTGCCTCACAACTGAGCAGAATGATGCTAATATCAAAGCAAAAGACAGGCTGCTGTGTAGTAACTAGGTTGACCAATCTGAAGGAACTACCTTGCGACTGACTAGGTTTGCATTAGCCCAACTTGGTGAGCCTGAGAATGATGCATATTTTATGTATAGTTGGTGAGGTTAGCTCATCGTTTTTACTTAAATGAAGCTCAATCCTGAAAAAAAGATGAAGACTGCCACTGCACCTCTGGCTGGCAATCTgctgaaatgatgaacaaattccTCAGTGTATAAATTAGAAACCAATGAAAATGCAAGAGTCAAAGTTAGTCAAGAGATGTGTATACGCAAGTGTAATTATCAATCACCATTTTGAAAATTTGGGTCAAAATTAGAAACAAGGCTGGCTAAGTGAAGATTGATTTCACTTAGATCTTACCTGATTTTCTCTTTACCTGAATGTATAAATTCCTTTTTGAGGGTGATAGCTCCACTGATGCTGGACATCCTTAGGTGTTTCACCTGGATGAATCACCTGAGCATTCAAGTTAATCAAGCACAAGGGCAATCCCAACCAAACAACGCTATTCTCACCCTATATACACATACATGTGTTTAAACCATGGGTCACTTAGTATCAGAATCCTGGTCTATTCTTCCTTCAATAACCCAAAGCCACTGAAGCCAATTTCTTGTTTATTTGTTTGCAGTTGTTACCACATACTCTGACTTGTCTGTTTACTTACTGAGTCGGTTTTGGAAAgtaaagcaaaaacagaaaatactgaacatgctcaacaggtcaggcagtattgaTGAAGACATGGTTTCAGCAACCTGACTTGTGAAATGTCATTTTATGAAGTAGCTGCAATAGCAGATACATAGACTTTAAACTTTCAACAGAAAGTTACAATCAGTAATTAACAGAATAAGTCCCATTGAATAATCTGATTGTTGTTTCTGATGGTCAAACAATCTCAGGCAATGAAAGAAAACTTATGTGTGGAGtttcaatcattcaggtaatGAATTATTATAGGAGATTTAAAAAATATCAACTTTTCTAAATCAAAGCTGTCATTTTTCCTTCTTACTGATGTCATTCTTTccctatttttatttattttgttaCATTATATTTGTTTTCACATTGGACATCTGGAAACTTCCAGGGCAAAAGCACTTTGTTTTTCCATATTCTTAATCTCAATCAGGCCACCATATGCCCGGCATCAGTGAGTTCTAGAAcatgcattttttaaaagaaattgatGACTATGGGCATAGACACCGACATTTGAAGCTAATCCGATCCCAAGAAACAGATATAGTAGCTTAGAAAAGTAGCATATTCATTTGAACAGTGATTtgtcattttaattttttcatgTTTCACGTTTAACAGTTGTAGAAGCATTTTTCTTGAATAGCAGCAAAGAACTGTACCTTGAAGTGGAACTCTGTCCGTAAGTATTAGAATTTTCTTCATCACTATAATCTTAAAATCTTTAAATCTCTGTGTTACAACTCATGCATACTTTCTCATTTATTTGTATAAATACTAATATTCCACCAAAATCCCTTTTGGTATTAACTAAACTGTAACCCTTTTAATTAAAATATACACGTGCATTATAAATAAGTTTGAGGCATGTTGCTGCTGGACTGACTAATTTGTGACTATTTATTTGAAAATATGTATTGTTATGACACAGTGGTGAACCCcgctgctaattaaaccaaacacccagaaaagctcacctcgcctcataatctgttaaagtatgagagATAGAGAACTCCCAGATTCCACTATTTCAAGAAAaattatcaatttattctttaaccctaaaagtgaacattaaacaactatttataactccaggcctcctttctcttaactacttcttatctgcctccaactctataacaatatactgttccaataaccacccatattaaaattacatcaacttaatttcaaaactacACAGCGGCTATCATCTCTGGTGTCTGTCTTCCTCTAGCTGTAGATCTCCCTGGGCTGTCTTCGGTCTTTTGTTGCAAAGGTGTTTCATATGATAAAGGTAccattgatagagagtgttttgctgccagttgctcTGTCGATGGCAGTTGGCCTCGCTCTGGCTAACTCTCAAAATGCCTGCTTCTTTATACCCCGAAcatcggatcatctcattggttcaatgttggcaaaacagtaAATTCAAAATCGATTGGGTTTTAGAACCCGGGGACATAATTTCAGCTGATTGATTAACTTCAAATGGTTGTCAACATTAGCGACTAAAACTTAGGTATTTACTTCACAGCCccatgttacatattttcaattttccagtacactctgacactgctagtcagtcacatgacaggtgcctACAAACACTCAGTgcaaacagcattcactctctcttaaaggtacagtacacaccttcaacatCATAACAGTATTTTACTCTCTTTAGTATCCCGATAATATATACTTATCTTGATTTGGCTTGGTATAGTTACTGCTGATAATTTATGAAAAATAAATCTTTAATTTTCCTTCCTTCATCTAAGGAGCTGTTATTCTTGGCAAAATGGTTGATTGAGAATTCCAGTCTTTTTACCGATTTTAGTCTTAAATGGTGGTGTACAATTTCTTTTTGTGTAGTAGATTGGATTTAGTATTAACAACACATTCTGTTTCAATGTTATTAGACATGGACAACATTTAGTACTATTGCTTGCTGGTAAAGGAAGAGCATGGAAGGTGAGTTATAGAAAGCAATATGATGATAGTGTTATAGTTATTGACTAGCAAATTGGCTTATTTACAAAGGTGGCAAGAACAAATGGTCTTACAATTTCTATGGTCCTGAAGTTCCATTGGGACTTCCTTGGCATTGCACTGTAACTGCTGTATGTGGTCAGGGGAAAACTGGTATGAATTGTAGATGATGAAGCTTTTCTGATTGTTCAGCTAATCTCCTGTTGTAGTTGCAGGGGTGAATTGAAAGACTACATATGGAATTTTAGAAACCAGATTTTTAATAGGTTATTTTTTGTAGATATTCCCTCCTTCAGTGCTTCACATGTACACTTTTGAACCAAACTTCCTCTGCGCGACAAGTGAACGACAGTGTAAACTCATTTTTATGAAGTGGTTTTAGGATTTGCTATCCCTAATATTTATTTTCTTGAAAGAGTGCAGCTTTAAATTTAGAGGAAATGAAGGGTGTTTAAAAACTGATGGTTGATTACTACAGAATATACAGGAGTTTTAAAACCAAAAAGTAAAAGTTGAATGGATTCTGTAACTCACCACAACCTTAGAAGAGCATTCTCTCCTCTATTGGTGTCACATTGTAGTTTTACACACCAGCCATACTTTTGACCTTTAGAGAGAACCTCTCACTTAATACTAAGCAATTTGTTGAATTAGACCTAGAGTTTTTCAAATTTATTTAAGGCCTTTACTGATAGCAGCAGAAGATGGATTTCTAACCTATGAAGCGGGATGCAAATTAAAGACTGATGCTCTGGACAAAAGGACAGCATTCTTACTTGGATGTATTTCCCAGTTATGGTTTCGACCTTTATTAATACACTTTCAGCTGCAGTTAAGGTAGTGTCTACAACCTGATTGTGCTGTTATGCTGGGTTTCCATAGTCTAGCTATTATTTCTAGTTTTGAATATCTATCTATATTTTAAATTTTACTTTCACAAAGTTTTTTGGCCCGAGAGTTTTTTAAGGTTCAATTATTAAGAATATCTTTGCAACTGCATAACTAAATGAAACTAAAACTCAAAAACATCAAACTATAACTTTTTTCTTCACATTAGAAAGAACTAGATTTAAAATATGACTGTACAATTCATGAAGAAAACTGGGAAGGCAAAGCACTTCTCCCATGGAACTATTTTCCCCCTGGTGTTAACAAATTCAATGCCTATGCAATCCATGGTTCTGGTGATAAAAGAGTTTACGAGGCTTTGTACCCCATACCTAAAGAACAATTGAAGAAGGGACAACAGCCTGACTTGTAAGTACAGACATTTGCCATTTAATGCTCTTTCTGTCTGCAATGTATAAATATTTGATACAACTGCAAATTATTATGCTTGGAGCAGACATTGACTTATGAGTAGCCACAGACAACAATTTGACTTTTACAATAATCAGATTCACCAAAGCATATTGCAGTAAAATTCTTCACTCTAATGTGTGCTCCAGCTAGACGATAAATTATGTATACCTGAAGCAGTGGATAATTGTGTCACAGTCCCTGCTGTGTATTGTAATAGTTTGCATAAGATTTTTATTGTACGCTTTATTAGTTTCTGTTAAAGTGCCATGTTTTTACCCTTCACCATCAATAGAGCATTTCATGCGCATGCCCTTATTCAAATTATTAAATTGCCATCTGAAAAATAGAATTTAGTTTTTTGCATTTgaatttttttatatatataaattcagttttttattcactcatattTTCAATGCAAGGCATCCCAAGATATGGTCATCTAATTTCTATCTAGGATTTGCATGCAAATAAATATTGGAGGCATTGATCCCTCAATTGTTGTGGTACCATAGAATGGTCGGATGTTAGCACTTGCAATTTCACCCACAGTAAATTTTTTGATCTTATGCCACTTGTGGATATTGGACATTAATCCATTAAAAAAGCAACGAAAACAGGGAATCTATAAACAACATATTATAAAACAATATTTGGAGAAAATGTGCAGTCTGTTTTGGGAAAAATGAGTAATCTGaggagattttcagaaaatatcTTAAATGCTGAAGGTGTTTGAGGAACAACAAAAGAACTGGATAGAAATACGAAATTAAAGAAATTGTTAATGCCTTACAATTTGATATTTACTTTTCAGATAAAATGGCAAAAGATAATCTAAAATGTTGGATTAAATTTACCTAACACCATGAGGTAGAGGTTTTTGTGTCCTATTCAATGTTATTGAAGTAATAAAGCCAGGGAGATATTTACAAATATTTATTCTGAGTAGATGATAGCTAGTTTTAATTTGCAAAGATGCAGTTTTAACTGTCAGTATCATACCTTGTCAATTATGGTTGTGCACTAAAGAAATGAAATGCTAATTTCATGCTAAGTAGTTATTTAAGATTGAAGAACCAGATTTACCTTTTTTTTGACTCAGGAGTGCCCAAACATTAAATGCTATTATAGTAACACACATTTACTGTAAAATCAATTAATTTAATTCTTGAAACAAACCACTACTTATTAGATTTCAAGTTGTTCTTGGGTTCACACTGAAATGATAATTCCAATACtagataagtttttttttaacttcttcatccAAGAACCCCTGACCTAAACATCACCAAATCTTGTTTCACAGCTAAACAAACCAGAACTGGGCGTAGTGTCATTTCCATAAAAGGAGCAGAAGCAAACTTCTTTACAGTCCTCTCCTCTCTGGGCAATTGATTGTCATGAGAAAGTTATGAGGCCCACTTCTGACAGTGCCACCCCAACATACATCACACGGGCAGACTTTGTTGGTGACTAACTGATCTaaggaattttggaagatgagGTTATATTaccactcttttctcttttgttggcATCAATTGAGGGAAAGGTTGATGTTAGAAGGTGCCATCATCCATCCATTGGAAATTTTCCTTGCCTGGAAGAAAGATCAGAAAGTGAATCTTTATCTTACCATGAATGCTGTCCAATCTAACTTGCTGTTGAATGTGGCCTCATAGCCTCAATGATTTCTACTAATTTACTTACTTATATTCAAATAACATTGATCAATATTTGGGGATTTGGCAAAGGCAAGGATGGGGTGAGGGAGCTACAAGAAATGTGTCATAAAATCCCtatagtgtgaaagcaggccattcagcccattgagtccacaccaatcctctgaggAGCATTTCACCAAGACTACcctatcctgcatttcccatggctaatccatctaacctgcacatctt
The sequence above is drawn from the Chiloscyllium punctatum isolate Juve2018m chromosome 14, sChiPun1.3, whole genome shotgun sequence genome and encodes:
- the c14h4orf33 gene encoding UPF0462 protein C4orf33 homolog isoform X3, whose protein sequence is MKFTITKTWDSSPVSHRGISLSLKPDDEGLLLEVEGPFFNDPSAPPGKRGKPYNQLWDFEVVEAFFLNSSKELYLEVELCPHGQHLVLLLAGKGRAWKSSLGIFQGFQLEFNYGKAVEAAPVRIVEICPWDQEVILPELLRISHNLLNRHLGNNITGKYSFWWAQANPTLT
- the c14h4orf33 gene encoding UPF0462 protein C4orf33 homolog isoform X1 → MKFTITKTWDSSPVSHRGISLSLKPDDEGLLLEVEGPFFNDPSAPPGKRGKPYNQLWDFEVVEAFFLNSSKELYLEVELCPHGQHLVLLLAGKGRAWKKELDLKYDCTIHEENWEGKALLPWNYFPPGVNKFNAYAIHGSGDKRVYEALYPIPKEQLKKGQQPDFHRLEYFKDFSLNSIMGKQWKQPQSELWKSAPGTKKWLACFDCCRSCLSNLGIRV
- the c14h4orf33 gene encoding UPF0462 protein C4orf33 homolog isoform X2, encoding MKFTITKTWDSSPVSHRGISLSLKPDDEGLLLEVEGPFFNDPSAPPGKRGKPYNQLWDFEVVEAFFLNSSKELYLEVELCPHGQHLVLLLAGKGRAWKKELDLKYDCTIHEENWEGKALLPWNYFPPGVNKFNAYAIHGSGDKRVYEALYPIPKEQLKKGQQPDFHRLEYFKDFSLNSIMGKQWKQPQSELWKSAPGTKK